A window of the Oscillospiraceae bacterium genome harbors these coding sequences:
- a CDS encoding glutamine--tRNA ligase/YqeY domain fusion protein — protein MSETTDKCPAPEETGSGNFIHTFITEDIAENGRYAGQQVHTRFPPEPNGYLHIGHAKAICVDFGTAEKFGGLCNLRMDDTNPTKEDTEYVDAIKEDIHWLGFDWGDRFHYASDYFDTMYDLAVKLIKKGLAYICELTPEQMHDNRGDLSHPAVSPYRDRPVAESLDLFARMKKGEFADGRMTLRAKIDLASGNFNLRDPVIYRINHTAHHRTGTKWCIYPMYDFAHPIEDAIEGITHSLCTLEFEDHRPLYEWVINNIDLPAKPRQIEFARLGINNTVMSKRKLRKLVEGNYVSGWDDPRMPTLCGLRRRGFTPASIRNFCERIGVSKVNSTVDYDFLEHCLREDLNLNAQRTMAVLHPIKLILTNYPEDKTETFVMQNNPEREQDGSHTVSFSHELWIDASDFLETPVKGYRRLFPGNEVRLKAAYIVRCTGCEKDANGNIKTVFAAYDPATRGGDTPDGRKVRGTIHWVDAHNCVDAEVRLYGSLFTVAEPEQEEDFLQVINPNSLTILQGCKVEPAMQNADPKTAFQFMREGYFCFDKDSASTHMVFNRSVSLKDSFKPKKKK, from the coding sequence ATGAGCGAAACGACTGACAAGTGCCCCGCACCTGAAGAAACGGGCAGCGGAAACTTCATTCATACATTTATTACAGAAGATATTGCGGAAAACGGCCGCTACGCCGGTCAGCAGGTGCACACCCGCTTTCCACCGGAACCAAACGGCTACCTGCACATCGGACATGCAAAAGCGATCTGCGTTGATTTCGGCACCGCAGAAAAATTCGGCGGTCTGTGCAATCTGCGCATGGATGACACAAACCCAACCAAAGAAGATACCGAATACGTCGACGCAATCAAAGAGGACATTCACTGGCTCGGTTTTGACTGGGGCGACCGCTTTCATTACGCCTCTGATTACTTTGACACCATGTACGACCTGGCGGTAAAGCTGATTAAAAAAGGCCTCGCCTACATCTGTGAACTGACCCCAGAACAGATGCACGACAACCGCGGCGACCTCTCTCATCCGGCGGTGAGTCCCTACCGTGACCGCCCAGTTGCAGAGAGCCTCGACCTGTTTGCACGCATGAAAAAAGGCGAATTTGCCGATGGACGTATGACCCTGCGTGCAAAGATTGACCTTGCCTCGGGCAATTTCAATCTGCGTGACCCGGTCATTTACCGCATCAATCACACAGCACACCACCGCACCGGCACAAAGTGGTGCATCTACCCCATGTATGACTTTGCCCACCCGATTGAAGATGCTATTGAAGGAATCACCCACTCGCTGTGCACACTAGAATTTGAGGACCACCGCCCCCTGTACGAATGGGTCATCAACAACATTGACCTGCCGGCAAAACCGCGGCAGATTGAATTTGCCCGTTTGGGCATTAACAACACCGTTATGAGCAAGCGCAAACTGCGCAAACTGGTGGAGGGCAACTATGTTTCCGGCTGGGACGATCCACGTATGCCAACCCTCTGCGGCCTGCGCCGCCGTGGCTTTACGCCGGCATCTATCCGCAATTTCTGTGAGCGCATCGGTGTTTCAAAAGTGAACTCAACCGTCGACTATGACTTTTTGGAACACTGCCTGCGGGAAGATCTGAATCTCAACGCACAGCGCACCATGGCGGTTTTACACCCGATTAAGCTGATCCTTACAAATTACCCGGAAGATAAAACCGAAACGTTTGTCATGCAGAATAACCCTGAGCGTGAGCAGGATGGAAGTCACACAGTAAGTTTTTCCCACGAACTATGGATTGACGCAAGCGACTTTCTGGAGACGCCAGTCAAAGGTTACCGCCGGCTCTTTCCCGGAAATGAAGTCCGCTTGAAAGCAGCCTATATTGTGCGCTGCACCGGATGCGAAAAAGATGCAAATGGAAACATTAAAACTGTTTTTGCTGCGTATGATCCAGCTACACGCGGCGGAGATACACCGGATGGCCGCAAAGTGCGCGGCACAATTCACTGGGTCGACGCACACAACTGTGTTGATGCAGAAGTTCGGCTGTACGGCAGTCTGTTTACTGTAGCAGAGCCGGAACAGGAAGAGGACTTTCTGCAGGTCATCAATCCAAATTCCCTTACAATCCTTCAGGGATGCAAAGTAGAGCCGGCTATGCAGAATGCAGATCCGAAAACCGCTTTTCAGTTTATGCGGGAAGGGTACTTCTGCTTTGACAAAGACTCTGCTTCAACGCACATGGTCTTTAATCGCTCTGTTTCTCTGAAAGACAGCTTTAAACCCAAAAAGAAAAAATAA
- the gltX gene encoding glutamate--tRNA ligase yields the protein MEKQTVRTRFAPSPTGFMHVGNLRTALFEYLIAKSQGGSFVLRIEDTDQERFVEGATDVIYHTLQQVGLQHDEGPDIGGPYGPYVQSQRKDIYLPYAQQLVKEGKAYYCFCSKERLASLHDENGIGGYDRHCRNLPPEETERLLQSGTPWVIRQKMPLKGSTSFTDSVFGIITIENSELEDQILIKSDGYPTYNFANVIDDHLMHITHVVRGCEYLTSTPKYDLLYEAFGWPIPTYVHLPLIMGRNPDGSTSKLSKRHGSTGFEDLLKEGYLPEAIINYIALLGWAPKDTQELFTLPELTEAFSIDGISKSPAVFDYEKLTWMNGEYIKKMPKETFIEKAMPYFREIFGSAEKDWGILADMLQPRVLKLPEIPEMLQFFRELPQYDAELFVNKKSKATLQNAPVMLQAAIANLTALSDWSVGSLHENLLDLAKKLEVKNGTLLWPVRIAAAGQKVTPGGAMEILSLLGKEESLRRLQSGLEKVKSAG from the coding sequence ATGGAAAAACAGACAGTCAGGACCCGCTTTGCACCCAGCCCAACGGGGTTTATGCATGTTGGCAACCTGCGTACCGCCCTGTTTGAGTACTTGATTGCAAAGTCACAGGGAGGCAGCTTTGTCCTGCGCATTGAAGACACAGACCAAGAGCGCTTTGTAGAAGGCGCCACAGATGTGATTTATCATACATTACAGCAAGTCGGCCTGCAGCATGATGAAGGCCCAGACATCGGCGGCCCCTACGGCCCCTATGTGCAAAGTCAGCGAAAAGATATCTACCTGCCTTACGCACAGCAGCTGGTAAAGGAAGGAAAAGCCTATTACTGCTTCTGCAGCAAAGAACGCCTTGCCTCTCTGCACGATGAAAACGGGATAGGCGGATACGACCGTCACTGCCGCAATCTGCCGCCGGAAGAAACTGAAAGGCTGCTGCAATCCGGCACGCCGTGGGTTATTCGGCAGAAAATGCCCTTAAAGGGCAGCACTTCGTTTACCGACAGTGTCTTTGGAATCATCACGATTGAAAACAGCGAATTGGAAGACCAAATTTTAATTAAATCAGACGGCTACCCAACTTACAACTTCGCGAATGTTATAGATGACCACCTAATGCACATTACACATGTAGTGCGCGGCTGCGAATACCTGACCAGCACGCCAAAGTATGACCTGCTGTATGAAGCCTTTGGCTGGCCGATTCCAACCTATGTGCATCTGCCGCTGATTATGGGCCGCAACCCGGACGGCTCAACCAGCAAGCTTTCTAAGCGGCACGGCTCCACCGGATTTGAAGACCTGCTGAAAGAGGGCTATCTGCCGGAAGCAATTATCAACTACATTGCTTTGCTAGGTTGGGCGCCCAAAGATACGCAGGAGCTCTTTACCCTGCCAGAACTCACCGAAGCTTTCAGCATTGACGGCATCAGCAAAAGTCCTGCCGTCTTTGACTACGAAAAGCTGACCTGGATGAACGGCGAATATATTAAGAAAATGCCCAAAGAAACCTTTATTGAAAAAGCCATGCCGTATTTCCGCGAAATCTTTGGCAGTGCAGAAAAAGACTGGGGCATTTTGGCAGACATGCTGCAGCCGCGTGTGCTGAAGCTGCCGGAAATTCCGGAGATGCTGCAGTTTTTCCGTGAACTGCCCCAGTACGATGCGGAACTTTTTGTCAATAAAAAGAGCAAGGCAACTTTGCAAAATGCACCGGTCATGCTGCAGGCAGCTATTGCGAATTTGACTGCGCTCTCTGACTGGAGCGTCGGCTCCCTGCACGAAAACCTGCTGGACCTGGCAAAGAAACTGGAAGTGAAAAACGGCACACTTCTGTGGCCTGTCCGCATAGCGGCTGCGGGACAGAAAGTAACCCCCGGCGGCGCTATGGAGATTCTTTCCCTGCTTGGCAAAGAGGAATCTCTGCGCCGGCTGCAGAGCGGTTTAGAAAAAGTAAAAAGCGCCGGCTAA